Proteins encoded in a region of the Mucilaginibacter sabulilitoris genome:
- a CDS encoding NAD(P)H-binding protein, protein MKTKVLVLGANGAIAQHVIASLTTKENIELTLFARDVNHIKQFTASAKIIEGDVLNANDLNEAIKDQDIVYANLSGAVDKMAKEIVVAMDTNDVKRLIFVTSLGIYKEVVSKFGEWNEMMIGSDLVPYRKAADIIEKSDLDYTVVRPSWLTNNDETDYETTQKGEPFKGTEVARKAVAAYITDIIENPRKDVNASVGVNKPSVYGDKPAFY, encoded by the coding sequence ATGAAAACAAAAGTATTGGTATTGGGTGCAAACGGAGCGATTGCACAACACGTTATAGCATCTCTTACCACTAAAGAAAATATCGAATTAACACTCTTCGCAAGAGATGTCAATCACATAAAACAGTTTACGGCATCCGCAAAAATCATTGAAGGAGATGTGTTAAACGCAAACGATTTGAACGAAGCGATCAAAGATCAGGATATTGTTTACGCAAACCTTTCGGGTGCAGTAGATAAAATGGCAAAAGAAATTGTAGTTGCAATGGATACCAATGATGTGAAGCGTTTGATATTCGTAACCTCTTTAGGCATTTATAAAGAAGTGGTAAGCAAGTTTGGAGAATGGAACGAGATGATGATCGGTTCTGATCTTGTTCCTTACCGTAAAGCGGCGGATATCATTGAAAAGTCAGATCTGGACTATACCGTTGTCCGTCCGTCCTGGTTGACCAATAATGATGAAACGGATTATGAAACCACCCAAAAGGGAGAGCCATTCAAAGGCACGGAAGTGGCAAGAAAAGCAGTAGCGGCATATATAACCGACATCATCGAAAATCCCCGCAAAGATGTAAATGCAAGCGTTGGTGTCAATAAACCGAGTGTTTATGGAGATAAGCCGGCTTTCTATTAA
- a CDS encoding Fic family protein codes for MPYPINPDRNVPWNTLPELPIDKNLYEDVEIYSQLGNAKAALGRLQGRSIVIPNQGLLINSISLQEAKASSAIENIFTTDDELYQAYSEEQIQQLNGPSKEVLYYREALWEGYTYLKEEQIFDENYFVKMYRIVSQFNDGIRTPIAQIVIKEGGTGPNAGKVSYTPPRGKGVVEAKLHNLIEFLNDDKTYAIDPLLKMAIGHFQFEAIHPFRDGNGRTGRIFNIHYLTKKGLLDYPILFLSRYIMDHKEDYYAGLAGVTQRGSWKSWLLYMLKAVEVTSNITYDKINDIVSAKDAILKAIIEDTDIARPESLVNAIFTQPYTRVKHLVSGGIYAENTARKYLDQLTEMGVLEKRVIGKGNYYLNLELYRILSE; via the coding sequence ATGCCATACCCAATAAACCCTGACCGGAATGTTCCCTGGAATACCTTGCCGGAACTGCCAATTGACAAAAACCTCTATGAAGATGTCGAAATTTATAGTCAATTGGGTAATGCCAAAGCCGCGCTTGGCCGCTTACAGGGCAGAAGTATCGTCATTCCAAATCAAGGGCTGCTTATTAATTCAATTAGTTTACAGGAAGCGAAAGCATCCAGCGCAATAGAAAATATCTTTACAACTGATGATGAATTGTACCAGGCCTATAGTGAAGAACAAATCCAGCAATTAAACGGGCCGTCCAAAGAAGTACTGTATTATCGGGAAGCCTTATGGGAAGGTTATACGTATTTAAAGGAAGAGCAGATTTTTGACGAAAATTACTTCGTGAAAATGTACCGGATCGTCAGCCAGTTTAATGATGGCATCAGAACACCCATCGCCCAAATTGTTATCAAAGAGGGTGGCACCGGGCCAAATGCTGGGAAAGTTTCCTACACGCCGCCAAGGGGCAAAGGAGTAGTCGAAGCAAAACTCCACAACCTGATCGAATTTTTGAACGACGACAAAACTTATGCCATAGACCCATTGTTGAAAATGGCCATTGGCCATTTTCAATTTGAGGCGATACACCCTTTCCGGGATGGCAATGGCCGCACCGGCAGAATTTTCAACATCCACTATCTGACCAAAAAAGGCTTGCTGGATTATCCTATCCTTTTTTTAAGCCGTTACATCATGGACCATAAAGAAGATTACTACGCAGGACTTGCCGGGGTAACCCAAAGAGGAAGTTGGAAGAGCTGGTTGTTGTATATGTTGAAAGCTGTCGAGGTGACATCGAACATCACCTATGACAAGATCAACGACATCGTTAGTGCAAAAGATGCCATTTTAAAAGCCATCATCGAAGATACCGACATCGCACGCCCCGAATCGCTGGTCAACGCCATATTTACCCAACCTTACACACGGGTAAAGCACCTTGTTAGCGGTGGTATTTATGCTGAAAATACCGCCAGAAAATACCTTGATCAGTTAACGGAAATGGGTGTTTTGGAAAAGAGGGTAATCGGTAAAGGTAACTATTACCTAAATCTGGAACTGTACAGAATACTATCTGAATAA
- a CDS encoding SDR family NAD(P)-dependent oxidoreductase, protein MNSNKVWFITGGNKGIGAAIVKEALGNGYNVIAAARNIDSAKETLGHHPNLLIVKLDITNNEDVNNAVKAALDRFGRIDVLINNAGYGLLGYFEEMSETSIRKQIETNLFGTMKISRAILPVMRKQGSGFVVVVSSTSGIKAVAGSSVYSASKFALEGWVEGMNIDMKSFGIGFMLLEPGAFRTDFANENASMQLPDLEVEGYSEARENLAQIFHTMNGNQAGDPAKLARGLVKVVKSENPPLRLLISKGAIPAVETYYKTRFAEFEHWKEVSVDSDFDK, encoded by the coding sequence ATGAATTCGAACAAAGTATGGTTTATCACCGGCGGAAACAAGGGTATTGGTGCCGCCATTGTAAAAGAAGCACTAGGGAATGGCTATAATGTAATAGCTGCGGCGAGAAATATTGATAGTGCAAAAGAAACACTTGGGCATCATCCAAATCTTCTAATAGTTAAACTCGACATTACCAATAATGAGGACGTGAATAACGCTGTGAAGGCCGCGTTAGACCGCTTTGGAAGAATTGATGTATTGATAAATAACGCTGGTTATGGCTTACTGGGCTATTTCGAAGAAATGTCAGAAACATCAATTCGTAAACAAATCGAGACTAACCTATTTGGTACAATGAAGATCTCCAGAGCTATCCTTCCCGTAATGCGGAAACAAGGTTCGGGCTTTGTCGTTGTCGTCAGCTCTACGTCAGGAATAAAGGCCGTTGCCGGTAGTTCTGTTTACAGTGCATCAAAATTCGCTTTAGAGGGTTGGGTAGAGGGAATGAATATCGACATGAAAAGCTTTGGCATAGGCTTTATGTTATTAGAGCCGGGCGCATTCCGTACTGACTTTGCCAATGAAAATGCCTCTATGCAATTGCCAGACCTGGAAGTGGAGGGCTATAGTGAAGCTCGTGAAAACCTTGCTCAGATATTCCATACCATGAACGGCAATCAGGCCGGCGACCCCGCGAAACTGGCAAGGGGGCTTGTTAAAGTTGTAAAATCAGAAAATCCACCGTTACGTTTACTGATTAGCAAAGGTGCAATCCCAGCGGTTGAAACCTACTATAAAACACGTTTCGCTGAGTTCGAGCATTGGAAAGAAGTGTCAGTTGATAGTGATTTCGACAAATAA
- the cdaA gene encoding diadenylate cyclase CdaA: MQSLLQSFPKITFFDILDVVLVAFIIYQLYNLIRGTIAANIFIGFAVIFALNFVVKALDMKLLTVILGKFVDVGIIAVIVVFQQEVRRFLLLVGKNASLQRNKAWWQYFFGKTEVEKNNYARIKPIIDACKSMKQTRTGALIVFAKYYDEQFYQNSCEVVDAKISKRLLESIFQKTSPLHDGAVVISENKIKSASCILPLTEKTDLPAQFGLRHRAGIGVTEANEATAIIISEETGELSYAKQGRVKMNISFAELEKVLNKDF, from the coding sequence ATGCAATCCTTACTCCAAAGCTTTCCAAAAATCACGTTTTTTGATATTCTTGATGTGGTACTGGTAGCCTTTATTATTTACCAGCTATATAACCTCATCAGGGGTACCATAGCGGCCAATATATTTATAGGTTTCGCGGTAATATTTGCGCTCAACTTTGTGGTAAAGGCACTTGATATGAAACTGCTTACCGTAATACTGGGTAAGTTTGTTGATGTGGGTATTATTGCTGTTATAGTGGTTTTTCAGCAGGAGGTGCGGCGGTTTTTGCTGCTGGTAGGTAAAAATGCCTCGTTGCAGCGTAATAAGGCCTGGTGGCAGTACTTTTTTGGTAAAACCGAGGTCGAAAAAAATAATTACGCGCGCATAAAACCCATTATTGATGCCTGTAAAAGCATGAAACAAACCCGTACCGGGGCTTTAATAGTATTTGCCAAGTATTACGACGAACAATTTTATCAGAACAGCTGCGAGGTGGTTGATGCCAAAATTTCCAAACGTCTGCTCGAAAGCATTTTTCAAAAAACAAGTCCGCTGCATGACGGTGCCGTGGTGATATCTGAAAATAAAATTAAATCGGCAAGTTGTATTTTACCGCTTACCGAAAAAACAGACCTGCCTGCGCAGTTTGGTTTGCGCCACCGCGCCGGTATTGGGGTAACCGAAGCCAATGAGGCAACAGCCATCATCATATCAGAAGAAACCGGTGAACTCTCTTACGCCAAACAGGGCCGTGTTAAAATGAACATCAGCTTTGCCGAACTGGAAAAGGTACTGAATAAAGATTTTTAA
- a CDS encoding aldo/keto reductase yields MKTRTLGKQSLQVSELGFGCMGLNFSYANSISKEEAVKIIRAAVEKGVTFFDTAEAYGPFSNEEIVGEALAPFRKDVVIATKFGFDIIDNKMVGVNSRPEHIRQAVDGSLKRLNVEVIDLLYQHRVDPNVPIEDVAGTVKELIAEGKVIHFGLSEAGSETIRKAHAVQPLTVVQNEYSMWTRKHEVNVFPLLEELGIGLVAYSPLGKGFLTGAMNENTKIENNDFRHQLPRFQPDAMKANQALVDLLKSVANQKNATPAQIALGWVLAQKPWIVPIPGTTKLYRLEENLVATSIELTADELRDIDQAAASIRIEGDRYTEALEKTTGL; encoded by the coding sequence ATGAAAACAAGAACATTAGGAAAACAAAGCCTCCAAGTTTCTGAACTGGGCTTTGGCTGTATGGGACTAAATTTTTCATACGCAAATTCGATCAGTAAAGAGGAGGCTGTTAAAATCATCCGTGCAGCGGTTGAAAAGGGTGTCACTTTTTTTGATACAGCTGAAGCGTATGGACCTTTTTCCAACGAAGAAATTGTTGGCGAAGCGCTGGCACCATTTCGTAAAGATGTAGTAATTGCCACCAAGTTTGGTTTTGACATCATTGATAATAAGATGGTTGGCGTAAACAGTCGCCCTGAACATATAAGGCAAGCGGTTGACGGTTCACTGAAAAGGCTTAACGTAGAAGTCATCGATCTGCTTTACCAGCATCGTGTTGACCCGAACGTTCCTATCGAAGATGTGGCTGGAACAGTAAAAGAATTGATTGCGGAGGGTAAGGTGATCCATTTCGGCTTATCGGAAGCGGGATCCGAGACTATTCGCAAGGCGCACGCGGTTCAACCACTGACGGTCGTGCAGAATGAATACTCTATGTGGACCCGCAAGCATGAAGTAAACGTGTTCCCATTGTTGGAAGAGCTTGGCATCGGTTTGGTCGCTTACAGCCCGCTTGGGAAAGGATTTTTAACAGGTGCGATGAATGAAAACACGAAAATCGAAAACAATGATTTTCGTCATCAATTGCCGCGTTTTCAGCCTGATGCTATGAAAGCAAACCAGGCATTGGTGGATTTACTAAAGTCCGTTGCGAATCAGAAGAATGCGACACCCGCGCAAATAGCACTGGGTTGGGTGCTTGCACAAAAGCCATGGATTGTTCCAATTCCAGGTACAACTAAATTATACCGCCTCGAAGAAAATCTTGTCGCAACAAGTATTGAATTAACAGCAGATGAATTAAGGGACATTGACCAGGCAGCAGCTAGTATCAGAATTGAAGGCGACCGTTACACCGAAGCCTTGGAAAAAACAACAGGGTTATAA
- a CDS encoding helix-turn-helix domain-containing protein has protein sequence MLQPYPFRLKHKHQNKHAETSDGRQVIEMVIKKVIEIVATGGDGKFATMSIDKNTRLIDLTVADLMVIIKECMTGFMPVDETLNDEDEIGGYEIAETITGYSPQTLYQLKSAGELPYIGLPGGGIRFSKKMLMNWLLSHQKLTHQEIEEKAETLKLKRKLRRK, from the coding sequence GTGCTACAGCCTTATCCATTCAGGCTTAAACACAAACATCAAAATAAACATGCTGAGACATCTGATGGTAGACAAGTAATAGAGATGGTAATAAAGAAGGTAATAGAGATAGTGGCTACCGGTGGTGATGGTAAATTTGCAACTATGAGTATAGATAAAAATACGCGTTTGATTGATCTGACCGTCGCGGATTTAATGGTCATTATAAAAGAATGCATGACCGGGTTCATGCCGGTTGATGAAACCTTAAATGACGAAGACGAAATTGGCGGATACGAGATCGCCGAAACAATAACCGGGTATTCCCCTCAAACGCTTTACCAGTTAAAATCTGCCGGAGAATTACCTTATATAGGTTTACCTGGCGGGGGTATCCGGTTTTCAAAAAAGATGTTAATGAACTGGTTGCTATCTCATCAAAAGCTTACGCACCAGGAAATAGAGGAAAAAGCGGAAACCCTGAAACTTAAGCGTAAGCTGCGAAGAAAATAA
- a CDS encoding cupin domain-containing protein → MYNVNELPEKGYSDVRRDLFTGKAWLKTYVSPEHGTNAYVGEVLFEPGARNNWHTHGSNQILLIREGVCYYQEDGDPIQKIPAGGLINVKPGVKHWHGASPDGIMIHTAIGLNAEKGLVNWMEPVSDEQYNF, encoded by the coding sequence ATGTACAACGTAAATGAATTACCAGAAAAAGGATATAGCGATGTAAGGAGAGATCTTTTCACAGGCAAGGCCTGGTTAAAAACCTATGTGAGCCCCGAACATGGTACCAATGCCTATGTTGGAGAAGTTCTGTTCGAACCAGGGGCCCGCAACAATTGGCATACCCATGGAAGCAATCAGATCCTCTTGATAAGAGAAGGGGTTTGTTATTATCAGGAAGACGGCGATCCTATTCAAAAGATCCCGGCTGGAGGCCTTATTAATGTTAAACCTGGTGTAAAACACTGGCATGGGGCATCGCCTGATGGTATTATGATCCACACTGCAATAGGACTTAATGCTGAAAAAGGATTGGTAAACTGGATGGAACCTGTTTCCGACGAGCAATACAATTTTTAA
- a CDS encoding alpha/beta hydrolase translates to MSTQAIKFKNIAWDNAGILHFPADFDENKKYATVVTMHPIGSCKEQTAGNVYGKALAEAGFIVLAFDASFQGESGGTPRYIENPYHRTDDVRYAIDYLETLPYVDADKIGILGVCGGGAYSLNIAMTERRIKAVVSITGVNFGRLLRDGFAGGSPMEVLSKVATQRSAEAKGGDLLTINMLPDSVEAGKAAGIEDIDVLEATDYYKTSRGQTKGGATSAVYSRMGVGMGWDAFYLSETLLTQPILVVIGDKPGGFGAFRDGYEIVRRAASAKKELLVIKGFSHYDLYDQPEPVKQALEKAIPFFKENL, encoded by the coding sequence ATGAGTACACAAGCAATAAAATTCAAGAATATAGCCTGGGATAATGCAGGAATTTTGCACTTCCCTGCTGATTTTGACGAAAACAAAAAATATGCAACTGTTGTAACCATGCACCCTATAGGAAGCTGTAAAGAACAGACAGCAGGTAATGTATATGGTAAAGCATTGGCAGAAGCAGGCTTTATAGTTTTGGCTTTTGATGCCTCTTTTCAGGGAGAAAGTGGCGGAACGCCGAGATACATCGAAAATCCATATCACCGAACAGATGATGTGCGATATGCCATTGACTATCTCGAAACACTTCCATACGTAGATGCTGACAAAATCGGTATTCTTGGTGTATGTGGCGGTGGTGCTTATTCACTAAATATTGCCATGACCGAACGCCGTATCAAAGCCGTTGTATCCATTACAGGGGTTAACTTTGGTCGTTTGCTCCGTGATGGTTTTGCAGGCGGAAGCCCGATGGAAGTATTGAGCAAAGTCGCTACGCAACGTTCTGCGGAAGCGAAAGGTGGGGATTTATTGACCATCAATATGCTGCCGGATAGCGTAGAAGCAGGAAAAGCAGCAGGTATCGAAGATATAGACGTGCTGGAAGCTACTGATTATTACAAGACTTCTCGTGGTCAGACCAAGGGCGGAGCGACCAGTGCCGTGTATTCCCGTATGGGTGTCGGAATGGGTTGGGATGCTTTCTACCTGTCTGAAACTTTACTGACACAGCCTATCCTTGTGGTAATCGGTGACAAGCCGGGAGGTTTTGGGGCATTCAGGGACGGGTATGAAATTGTTCGCCGTGCCGCTTCAGCAAAAAAAGAGCTTTTGGTTATCAAAGGGTTTTCTCACTACGACCTGTACGACCAGCCGGAGCCTGTGAAACAGGCATTGGAGAAAGCTATTCCTTTCTTTAAAGAAAATCTCTAA
- a CDS encoding alpha/beta hydrolase has protein sequence MSQQKNNFKNSNNGNITMSAVINFPEGFNENQKYPVIVVSHPGGGVKEQASGLYAKKLAEKGFVAIAYDASYQGESTGEPRQLENPYIRTEDVSAVIDYLTTLPYVDQDNIGAMGICAGAGYTANAAINDHRIKAVGMVSAVNIGSMFRNGWENNVKDADALPYLVAGSNARTADAKEGIQTVPLAPMKEEDAPNEELREAWEYYHTDRCQYPTAPGFATARSLTQIISYDAYNKAEAFFTQPLLAIVGSNAGSAWMSEDLLSRAASADKTKYVVEGANHMTMYDGEKEVNKAIGQLAPFFKKNLA, from the coding sequence ATGTCACAGCAAAAAAACAATTTCAAAAACAGTAACAACGGAAACATCACGATGTCGGCCGTTATCAATTTTCCTGAAGGATTTAATGAGAACCAAAAATACCCTGTTATCGTGGTTTCACATCCGGGCGGTGGTGTTAAGGAACAGGCATCGGGATTGTACGCTAAGAAGCTGGCAGAAAAAGGGTTTGTGGCCATTGCCTATGATGCATCTTATCAGGGGGAAAGTACCGGGGAGCCACGTCAATTGGAAAACCCGTACATCCGTACAGAGGATGTAAGTGCAGTAATAGATTATCTGACCACATTGCCTTATGTTGACCAGGACAACATCGGTGCTATGGGAATTTGTGCAGGTGCAGGTTATACCGCCAATGCAGCGATAAACGACCACCGTATCAAAGCCGTAGGAATGGTAAGTGCTGTTAATATCGGTTCAATGTTCAGAAACGGCTGGGAAAACAATGTGAAGGATGCAGATGCACTTCCATATCTTGTAGCTGGTTCCAATGCCAGAACCGCAGATGCAAAAGAAGGAATCCAGACCGTTCCGTTAGCACCAATGAAAGAAGAAGATGCTCCTAACGAAGAATTGAGAGAAGCATGGGAATATTACCATACAGATCGTTGTCAGTATCCTACAGCTCCTGGGTTTGCCACAGCGAGAAGTTTAACCCAGATTATTTCTTATGATGCTTATAACAAAGCAGAAGCATTCTTTACACAACCTTTATTGGCGATAGTCGGTAGCAATGCAGGCAGTGCATGGATGAGTGAAGACCTGCTTAGCCGTGCCGCTTCAGCAGACAAAACCAAATACGTGGTGGAAGGAGCCAATCACATGACCATGTATGACGGTGAAAAAGAAGTAAATAAAGCCATTGGTCAGTTGGCACCCTTCTTCAAGAAAAACCTTGCATAA
- a CDS encoding polyprenyl synthetase family protein, translating to MLSINNIKKPIAADIDVFEEKFKASMQSSVPLLDRITHYIVKRKGKQIRPMFVFFAASICGGINESTHRGAALVELLHTASLVHDDVVDNSYQRRGFFSINALWKNKIAVLVGDYLLSKGLLLSIDNNDFKLLRIVSDAVKQMSEGELMQIEKVRRMDIGEPVYYEVIRQKTASLIASCCACGAASAGASDEVIEKMRLFGEKIGIAFQIKDDMFDFGTDDVGKPLGIDIKEKKVTLPLIYSLANATGAEKKRIINLVKNHNDDPAKIAQIIKFVNETGGLQYAETQMKKYQDEAFEILNTFPDSDSHRGLEQLVRFTTERDK from the coding sequence ATGCTGAGCATCAACAACATTAAAAAACCTATCGCTGCCGATATTGATGTGTTTGAGGAGAAGTTCAAGGCTTCTATGCAAAGCTCAGTACCTTTGCTTGATCGCATAACCCATTATATTGTTAAGCGTAAAGGGAAACAGATCAGGCCAATGTTCGTGTTTTTTGCTGCCAGTATTTGCGGGGGCATCAATGAATCTACGCACCGCGGTGCCGCTTTAGTCGAGCTGCTACATACGGCCTCACTTGTGCACGATGACGTAGTTGATAACTCTTACCAGCGCCGTGGCTTTTTTTCTATAAATGCCTTATGGAAAAACAAAATAGCCGTTTTGGTTGGTGATTACCTGTTGTCGAAAGGGTTACTGCTATCTATTGATAATAATGATTTTAAGTTGCTCCGTATCGTGTCAGACGCTGTAAAGCAAATGAGCGAGGGCGAACTGATGCAAATTGAAAAGGTGCGCCGCATGGATATTGGCGAACCGGTGTATTACGAGGTGATCAGGCAAAAAACTGCGTCGCTTATCGCTTCATGCTGTGCCTGCGGTGCGGCATCTGCCGGGGCGTCTGACGAGGTTATTGAAAAAATGCGTCTTTTTGGCGAGAAGATTGGTATCGCTTTCCAGATTAAAGATGATATGTTTGATTTTGGTACCGATGATGTAGGCAAGCCCCTGGGTATTGATATTAAAGAGAAAAAAGTTACCCTGCCGCTTATCTATTCGCTGGCCAACGCTACCGGTGCCGAGAAAAAAAGGATCATTAACCTGGTTAAAAACCACAATGACGATCCGGCCAAGATTGCGCAGATCATTAAGTTTGTAAATGAAACCGGTGGTCTGCAGTATGCCGAAACCCAGATGAAAAAATATCAGGATGAAGCTTTTGAAATATTGAATACCTTTCCCGACAGCGATTCGCACCGGGGGCTTGAACAGCTGGTCCGCTTTACTACCGAGCGCGATAAATAA
- a CDS encoding group II truncated hemoglobin → MDKMNKPAVPTLFEWAGGMQAFEKLFDQFYDKVLADDLLEPVFRHMSSQHRLHVAHFVAEVLGGPKTYSEEEGSHFIMISKHLQKYLTEAHRKRWMELLLLTADELSLPDDPEFRSAFMAYLEWGTRIAVINSKTDETTEPTDAPMPEWGWGVVGGPYIP, encoded by the coding sequence ATGGATAAGATGAATAAACCTGCTGTACCTACACTTTTTGAGTGGGCGGGAGGCATGCAGGCTTTTGAAAAACTTTTTGATCAGTTTTATGATAAAGTACTAGCCGATGATTTGCTTGAACCGGTATTCAGGCACATGAGCAGCCAGCACCGTTTGCATGTAGCGCATTTTGTTGCCGAAGTTTTGGGCGGACCAAAAACCTACAGTGAAGAAGAAGGAAGCCATTTTATAATGATCAGTAAGCACCTGCAAAAATATTTGACCGAAGCACACCGCAAGCGCTGGATGGAACTGCTGCTGTTAACCGCCGATGAACTTTCATTGCCCGATGATCCCGAATTTCGTTCTGCTTTTATGGCATATCTGGAGTGGGGTACCCGCATAGCGGTAATTAACTCCAAAACCGATGAAACAACAGAACCAACCGATGCGCCTATGCCCGAGTGGGGATGGGGAGTGGTTGGCGGGCCATACATTCCCTGA
- a CDS encoding helix-turn-helix domain-containing protein — MATSKTYNIPSFLKYINVKGNNSDLIQVVHYDKHPDILLKSLPAQIDFYLLALKDKIEVQSPIESMSDCYLFLDKPGNTVAWDLKNPFSGYAIFINKKLLDKTVKDISFANYDRHEALFLTQEEKDTLYDLFSKSYKEYEKESFSKEVLLSYASLILSYTQIYYERQFEARSKVYNKVVANFYQQLDTCLNNPKGLSELPSVAYFAEKANLSTNYFGDLIKHFTGTSPIDHIHEGIIQLAKNKLRQTRLSVSEIGYSLGFDYPTYFARFFRQQTGISPKVFRNQG, encoded by the coding sequence TTGGCAACGAGCAAAACATATAACATACCGTCTTTTCTGAAATATATCAATGTAAAGGGTAATAACAGTGATTTAATACAGGTTGTCCATTATGATAAGCATCCTGATATTTTATTAAAATCGCTCCCGGCCCAGATCGACTTTTACTTATTGGCCTTAAAAGACAAAATAGAAGTACAGTCGCCTATTGAAAGTATGTCAGATTGTTATCTTTTCCTTGATAAACCGGGAAACACCGTAGCATGGGATTTGAAAAATCCTTTTTCCGGTTATGCGATATTTATTAATAAAAAGTTATTGGACAAAACGGTTAAAGATATTTCATTTGCCAATTATGACCGCCATGAAGCCTTATTTTTAACACAGGAAGAAAAAGATACCCTGTATGATCTGTTTTCAAAATCCTATAAGGAGTATGAAAAAGAAAGCTTTTCAAAAGAAGTACTGCTTTCCTATGCATCACTTATCCTTTCTTATACACAGATTTACTACGAACGTCAATTTGAAGCCCGGAGTAAAGTTTACAATAAAGTCGTTGCCAATTTTTACCAACAGTTAGACACCTGTTTAAATAATCCAAAAGGATTGTCTGAACTCCCGTCGGTAGCCTATTTTGCAGAAAAAGCAAACCTGTCCACCAATTATTTTGGTGATCTGATCAAACATTTTACGGGTACTTCGCCTATTGACCACATACACGAAGGTATAATACAGCTGGCAAAAAATAAGCTGCGGCAGACCAGGCTATCCGTAAGTGAAATTGGTTATAGCTTAGGCTTTGACTATCCTACCTATTTTGCAAGGTTCTTTCGCCAGCAAACAGGAATATCGCCTAAAGTATTCAGAAATCAGGGATGA
- a CDS encoding helix-turn-helix domain-containing protein: MEEIIKIESVAQYNKMRDVPTLHPLITVIDLSKAAPMPAQTFNFGLYAIYLKEINCGELRYGRKTYDYQEGTLVFIAPGQIMGVPPGVKVFEPRGWALLFHPDLIKGTSLGKHIHDFSFFSYDVNEALHLSDRERQIVLDCFAKIEYETEHAIDKHSRTLITSNIELFLNYCTRFYDRQFITRDQVHKSIIERFETLLNDYFMSEKPKDIGLPTVAGCASELNLSANYFGDVIKKETGKTAQEYIQIKIMDVAKERIFDQAKSVSEIAYELGFKYPQHFTRLFKQQVGYTPIEYRRLN, from the coding sequence ATGGAAGAAATTATAAAAATAGAAAGCGTTGCGCAGTACAACAAAATGCGTGATGTACCGACTTTGCACCCTTTGATAACAGTGATTGATTTATCGAAGGCTGCACCGATGCCAGCCCAAACGTTTAATTTTGGACTTTATGCTATCTATCTTAAGGAAATCAATTGCGGCGAATTACGATATGGCCGAAAGACCTATGATTATCAGGAGGGCACCCTGGTGTTTATCGCCCCAGGTCAGATAATGGGTGTTCCGCCCGGTGTTAAAGTATTTGAGCCAAGGGGATGGGCCCTATTGTTCCACCCTGATCTGATTAAAGGGACCTCTCTTGGAAAGCATATCCATGATTTTTCATTCTTTTCTTATGATGTCAATGAGGCGTTGCATCTATCAGACCGGGAAAGGCAAATCGTGCTGGACTGCTTTGCAAAAATTGAATATGAAACGGAACACGCAATCGATAAACACAGCCGAACTCTCATTACTAGCAATATCGAGCTCTTCCTCAATTATTGTACGCGCTTTTATGACAGGCAATTTATTACACGTGACCAGGTGCATAAAAGTATTATTGAGCGTTTCGAAACATTATTGAACGATTATTTTATGTCGGAGAAGCCGAAGGATATCGGACTTCCTACAGTGGCGGGTTGTGCAAGTGAACTCAATCTGTCTGCAAATTATTTTGGCGATGTAATAAAGAAAGAAACAGGCAAGACCGCACAAGAATACATCCAGATCAAAATCATGGACGTTGCTAAAGAGAGGATTTTTGATCAGGCTAAATCAGTAAGTGAAATTGCTTACGAACTGGGATTTAAATATCCGCAGCACTTTACACGACTTTTCAAGCAACAAGTTGGTTATACACCTATTGAATATAGACGCCTAAATTGA